ATGTGTGTGTGAAGAAACTGACTCTTACTTACAACCAAACCAGGAAAAAGAACCAATTCCTGAATCTCTCGCTTCGTTGTCAAATCAATCCGAGACTTCGCATCACACAGACATTCCCTTAAACAGACCAAATATAGCGGCGGGGTCGTTCGACAAAAACGAACAATCGAACAATAAGCCAAGCAAACCAAAATTTCAGTCGATTGATGATTTGCTCAACCACATCCTGCTCGACCCCCGCATTATGGCATCTGAGCCATTACCCGCAGTTTACAAAAACGAAATCAGAATGCGCTGTTGGCGTTTTCCCTGGCGTACTGCGACCAGGGACAAGATTTACCAAACCTGCGATATCCGTTTGGTGCAGTTAATCGCTAAAGAGAGAGCCGGGTGGGACAAGGTTGATTGGCAGCAAAAAATCCCCACTGTCATCAAATCCATCAGCAATTGGGAGGTGAGTAAAGCTGGTTTAGAAGAACTGCTGGTCTATTGGTCAAAAGTTATGGAATCAGCCCCGCAAACGTCTGAAGAATCAACAGCCAACGACCAACCCATCGGCTACTACTCGAATCGTTCACTTGATTGGCATAAGGCCACCTTCAGCGAACTTCTAGACCGCATGGATGAAATCGGCAAGGAAAACGCGATCGCCTCTTTTAGCATTCGCTATGACCAAAAACATACAGGTGCTACTGAAAGTTGGTTGAACTGGTTGCAAATCAATTATCCCGCTATGTATGCGTATTTGCATCCGAATGCAGCGTAAAAACAATTCGTCATTTATGTTCCAAACAAGGTAAATTATGACACACGAACTAAACTTTACATCCCAACAAGACCGCTTACCTCCACAAAGCATTGAAGCTGAAGAAGCAATACTTGGCGGCATTATGCTTGACCCTGCTGCCATGAGCCGAATCAGCGATCGCTTACTACCGGATGCTTTCTACGTCAACGCTCATAAAGACATCTATCAAGCCGCACAAAGACTGTACAGCCAAGGGCTACCAACGGATTTGCTTTGCATCACCAACTGGTTGTCTGACAATGGTGTGTTGTTCCGTATCGGTGGACGCAATAAACTGGCCACACTGGTAGATCGCACTGTCACAGCCGTTAACATTGATGCTTTGGCTGATTTGGTCATGGAGAAATACCAACGGCGGCAGTTAATCAAAGCCGGCACTGAAATTGTGCAACTCGGTTATGCCACCGAAACCGAATTCACCAATGTCCTTGACCAAGCCGAACAAAAAGTCTACGGCATTGCTTCAGAACAGAATGCCTCTGACTTGGTTCACATTTCTCATGCCCTGGCCAACACTTTCATCGAAATTGAGGCGCGTCATGCGGGTACAGTTGCTCCGGCACTGTCTACTGGATTTTATGACCTGGACAGTTTACTCGGCGGTGGTTTTCGTAAAGGGCGGTTGTATGTGCTGGCTGCTCGTCCTTCTGTTGGTAAATCTGCTTTGGCTGGTAATCTCGCTCTCAATGTTGCCAAAACTGGTCAATTCCCTATCTGCGTTTTCAGCTTGGAAATGTCAACTGAAGAATACGTACAGCGATTTTTGAGCAGTGAATCCGGCATTGAAAACAATTTTCTCGAAAGAGGCGCTATTTCTGAGGGTCAATGGCAACCTTTGAGTGGGGCGATCTCTCAACTGAGTGAACAACAGATTTTCATCAACGACGAATCTTGTCCTTCTCTCAATGAAATCCGTAGTCAAGTCCGTCGAATTTCATCCCATTACGGTGGTGTTGGGCTTGTGATTGTGGACTACTTACAGCTAATGGCTGAAGCTGCTGACTCTAGAGCTAATATGACCGAACGTGTTGCCGAAATCAGCCGGGGATTGAAGAAACTCGCTAAAGATTTGGATGTACCAGTTCTGGCTCTATCCCAGTTAAGCCGTGAAGTTGAACACCGCAACGATAAACGTCCCATACTCAGCGATTTGCGTTCCAGTGGTGCTGTTGAGCAAGACAGCGATGTTGTGATCATGCTCTACCGTGAAGAAATGTACAACGAAGATACCCCAGATCGGGGCATTGCTGAGTTAATTGTTCGCAAGCAACGCAATGGCCCTACTGGCACTGTCAAGCTTTTGTTCGATCATCAGTTTATCTCTTTCAAGAATTTGTCTCGTGGTCGGGGGTTTTAATAAACTAGCTGGAAATCAAAATATGAGTACCATCTACCAAAAACTGCTTCATCAATGGGCTACTCTTGCGCCAGATG
The nucleotide sequence above comes from Aulosira sp. FACHB-615. Encoded proteins:
- the dnaB gene encoding replicative DNA helicase produces the protein MTHELNFTSQQDRLPPQSIEAEEAILGGIMLDPAAMSRISDRLLPDAFYVNAHKDIYQAAQRLYSQGLPTDLLCITNWLSDNGVLFRIGGRNKLATLVDRTVTAVNIDALADLVMEKYQRRQLIKAGTEIVQLGYATETEFTNVLDQAEQKVYGIASEQNASDLVHISHALANTFIEIEARHAGTVAPALSTGFYDLDSLLGGGFRKGRLYVLAARPSVGKSALAGNLALNVAKTGQFPICVFSLEMSTEEYVQRFLSSESGIENNFLERGAISEGQWQPLSGAISQLSEQQIFINDESCPSLNEIRSQVRRISSHYGGVGLVIVDYLQLMAEAADSRANMTERVAEISRGLKKLAKDLDVPVLALSQLSREVEHRNDKRPILSDLRSSGAVEQDSDVVIMLYREEMYNEDTPDRGIAELIVRKQRNGPTGTVKLLFDHQFISFKNLSRGRGF